The Streptomyces sp. NBC_00335 DNA window TGACGGATCACTCCCCATTTGGCTAGACTGGCGCAGATACTGAGCGAACGCAGTATCTGCATGCGTGCAGATATAAAGGTAGGAGGCGATCCCGAACATGGCAACAGGCAGCGGTGGTCCGGATGCGCACACGGTCTTCCGGCACTACCTGGACGCCGTCGGCCTCCAGGGGCTGGCCAGTGCCGAGGCGGCCGGTCTGCACACCTCGGAGTGGTACGCCCTCAGCCTCATCACCCTGGAGGGGGGCCTGTCCTCCGGCGAGCTCGCCACGCGCACCGGGCTCACCACGGGCGCGACGACCCGGCTCATCGACCGCCTCGAACGGGCCGGTTACGCCCGCCGGGCCGCCGACCCCGGGGACCGGCGCCGGGTCATCGTGGAGCCCGTGGCGGACGCGCTGGACCGGGTCGAGGACGCGGTCGCACCGGCCCGCCGGCACATCGCGGCCGTGATCGGCTCCTACACCCCGGAGCAGCAGGCCCTGCTCTTCGACTACTTCGCCCGCGCCGCGCCCGCGTTCCGCGCGGCCACGGAGGAGATCCGCGGCGCCGCCGCGCCCCGCCGGAGCAAGGGCCGCCCGGCGGTGGAGTAGGAGAGCGAGGGGGGCGTCCGCGGTGAGGTGCGGCCGTCACGTCAACAGGTGACGCAGGGCTCTCGTGCCTCTGCGTCAACACCCGGGCCTTCTGGTAACAGTGGGTCACATGCTCCCCTCCCACATGATGTTGAGCTGCCTGCTGGGCGCCGCGCTGCTCGCTCCCGTCCCCCTCGGGGCCGCCGACGGCCCCGTCCCCGACGGCCGCACCGTCGACTACCGCGGGCTGCGCCTCACCGTCCCCGCCGACTGGCGGGTCGTCGACCTCGACCGGAACCCCGACGCCTGCCTGCGCCTCGACCTGCCCACCCTCTACCTCGGGCACGCCGGCGCCCAGGGCGAATGCGGAGCCGCCCGCGCGGCCGCCCCCCGCTCCGACACCCTGCACCTGGAGCCGCTCGACGGGGCCCCGCCGCGCGCCGACATCCCCACCGTCGGGGGCGACGAGGGCGACCCCCTGCCCAAGGTCCGGGGCGACAGCAACGAGATCCGCTACGCCCTGCGCCGCGCCGGGGTGATGGCCACCGTTTCCTACGGGTCCACCCCCGAGGCCGTCCGCGCGGTCCTCACCCGGGCCCGCGCCCTCACACCCCCGGCCGCCCCCGGCCCGGTCCCCGTCGATCCGGTCGGCACCGTCGGCGGGGGTCCCCGTACCACCGTCCAGACGCCCTTCACCGGCGAGGGCTTCGACGCCTGCACGGCCCCCACCCAGCGCACCATGAACGCCTGGCGGACCGACTCGCCCTTCGGCGCCGTCGGCGTCTACATCGGCGGCCGCGCCCGCGCCTGCGCCCAGCCGCAGCTCACCGCCGGATGGGTGAGCCGGCAGGCCGAGGCGGGCTGGCACCTCATGCCGATCTGGGTCGGCCCCCAGCCCTGGAACAGCTCCTCCACGGGGCTGTCCACCGACCCCTCGGAGGCCAACGACCAGGGCCGGGCCGAGGCCGAGGGCGCGGCCCACGCGGCCGCGGCACTGGGCCTGGCCGAGGGCACGGTCCTCTACAACGACCTGGAGAACTACTCGGACCGGGCCACCTGGGACGCCCCGGTCGTCGCCTACCTCACGGCCTGGACGGTCCGCCTGCACGAACTGGGCTACGGCGCCGCCGCCTACGTCGCGGCGAGCTCCGGGGCCAAGGCGCTGAGCGCCCACTACGCCCAGGCCCCGGACGCCATGCCCGACGTGCTGTGGGTGGCCCGCTGGAACGGCGCCGCCTCCGTCACCGACGCCGACCTGGGCCTGCCCGCCGGTACGAGCCAGTGGACGGGGGGCCGCCGCGCCCACCAGTTCCGGGGGGACCACGACGCCACGTACGGGGGCGTGACGCTCAACATCGACCGGAGCTGGCTGGACGTCGGCGCGCAGACCCCGGCCCCGGCCAAGGCCCCGAAGGCCCCGAAGGCCCCGGGCAAGACGCCCAAGGCCCCGAAGGCCTCGGGCAAGACCCCGGCCAAGGTTCCGGCCAAGGCTCCGAAGGTCCCGGCGAAGACCCCGGCCAGGGTCTAGTGCCGTGACCAGCACGGGCTCAGCCCGCCGCGGGCTCCTCGCGGGCCGGCTCGTCGTCGTTGCCCCGGCGCAGGGTGCGCAGCCCGTGCTCCGGGGTCCACGAGCGGACCACCAGGTCGTCGCCCTCGACGCCGACGTGCACCACCTCCGTCAGCTCGGCGCGGAACAGGTCGAAGGGGTGCGGGGTGTCGTTCTCCTCGGCCTCCTCCGCGTACCGGTGGAGCTCGGGCTGCTCCACGATCTCCACCGCGCGCCCGGAGATCCGTACGTCCCCGTCGGGCATGGTCTCGCCGGCGCCCGGGTTGGTGTGCAGGGCGAAGCGCCCGTCGCGCCGCAGGTCCTTGCCCTTCATCGAACCCGGCATCATGCCCAGCCACAGCTCGCCGCCGCGGATCTCGACGTTGAGTCCGGTCGCGCGCGGGGAGCCGTCCTTGCGCAAGGTCGCCAGGACGTGGTGCGGGAACTGAGCGAAGCGGGCCTGTACGGCCGCCGCGAAGTCCGGTTCCGCCTTTTCGAATACGGCCCAGTTGTTCGTCGTCATACGTCCATCAAAGCGCGAGGGGGTGACAACCGCCGGTCAGGCGCGCACGATTCCCGCCGCCCGGGCCGCCGCCAGCCAGCCCGGGAACTCCCCGACCAGCCGGTCGTACAGCTCCGGGTCGGGGACGGTCCGCGGGTCCGGGCCGGCGTGGAAGTAGCCGGCGTTGTCCACGACCCGCTTGGCCGGGACGGGCAGTTCGTCCAGCCGCCGCAGGAAGTCGAACTGTGAGCTGCGCGTGTTGCCGAAGCCGACGAACTGCCAGAAGAGCGGCAGCCGGGCCGCCTTGCACAGGTACCTCTCGGCGGCGAGCTTGTTGATGGGACCGCCGTCGGTCTGGAAGACGACGAGCGCCGGGGCGGTCGACCCCGAGTCCAGGTAGTGGTCGATCACCGCGTCCATCGCCGCGTGGTAGGCCGTCTTGCCCATGTGGCCGAGGCCGGCGGCGATCGCGGTGACCCGCCCCTCGTGGCCCGCGAGGGAGATTTCCTCCAGCGCGTCGACCTCCGTGGAGAAGAACACGACGGGTACGCGGGCGTCGTCGTCCAGGTGCGCGGACAGCCCCAGCACCCGGTCGGCGAGGGCCTGCACGCTGCCGTCGTCGTAGTACGGGCGCATCGAGCCGGAGTAGTCGAGGACCAGGTACACCGCGGCGCGTCCGCCCTCCAGGCCGTGCTTGCGGAGCGAGGTCCCGGCGCTCTTGTACAGGCTCACCAGCGCCGGGGCGGTCTCTTCGATCTTCCGGAGGTTTATCGCACTGCCCGTCATGGGCCGAGCGTACGACAGCGGCCGTTCCCCGTGCCCCCGGTCGCCGGCGCGTCACCCGGTCGGGAGGAACCCCAGCCGGGCCGCCAGCCGTTCCCTGTGCGCGGAGGGAGAGCCGAAGAGCTGGGCCGAGCCGTGGGCCCGTTTGAAGTACTCGTGCGCCTCGTGCTCCCAGGTGATGCCGATGCCGCCGTGCAGCTGGATCATCTCGCCCGCCACGTACGCGTAGGCCTCCGAGCAGGCCGACTTGGCGGCGGCCGCCAGGTCCGGGGCCGCGTCGGCGGCGGCCGCCGCGAGCGAGAGCGAGCGGGCCCCCTCCACCGCGGTGTGCAGGTCGGCGAGCCGGTGCTTGACCGCCTGGAAGGAGCCGATCGGCCGCCCGAACTGCACCCGCTCCTTCGCGTACCGGACCGTCGCCTCCAGCGCGCGCGCCGCCGCCCCCGTCTGCTCGGCGGCGAGCGCCGTGCAGGCCAGGTCCCGGACCCGGGCGAGGACCCCCGCGCCGTCGGCCGAGAGCAGCCGGGCCGGGGTCCGGTCCAAGGTCAGCTCCGCGAGGGGGCGGGTGCGGTCCATCGTGGACCGTACGGTGAAGGCCGCCGGCGCGGCGAGGAGCTCGAACAGCCCGAGCGGGCCGGTGTCCCGGCCCGCGCCGGGGGCCGGGGCCGTCCTGGCGAAGGCCAGCAGCAGGGACGGTTCCGCCGGCCCGGCCAGGACGTACCGCTTGGTGCCCGTGAGGAGCCAGTCGGAGCCTGCCGGCTCGGCCCGGGCCGCGAGCTCGTGGGCCTCCCAGCCCCCGCGCGGGACGCCGGGCCCGGGCGCGGCCCCCGTCACGGGCCCGCTGCTCGCCCCCGGGTCCGGATCGGCCTCCCGGGAAGGCCGGGGCGCCTCCCCGCCGGCCGGGGACTCCGCCCAGGCCAGGGCGCCCACGACCGTGCCCTCCGCCAGGTGCGGCAGGTGCTTCGCGCAGGCCTCCCGGTCGCCGGACGCGAGCAGCGCCCCCACGGTCAGCACCGCCGAGCCCAGGTACGGTACGGGGCTCAGCGCGCGCCCCAACTCCGCCATGACCACCCCGACTTCGGCCTGCCCGCAGCCCAGCCCGCCGTACTCCTCGGGGACCGCCAGCGCGGCGGCGCCGATCTGCGCCGTCAGCGGAGCCCAGGCCGTGTGGCCCGGGTGGCGTGCCAGGACGGCCCGTACCGCGTCCCGGAGTTCTTCGTGCTCCGCGGTCGGCTCCAGCGGCCTCATGCCGACTCCCCTCGCGCCGTGCGGCGCAGCTCCGTCTTCAGCAGCTTGCCGCCCGCGTTGCGCGGGAGCTCCTCCAGCCGGGTGAACCGGCGCGGCACCTTGAAGTTGGCCAGTCGTTCCCGGGTCCAGGCGGTCAGCTCCTCGGAGGTGACCGGCCCGGTGGTGACGACGTAGGCCACCCCGACCTCGCCGAGCCGCTCGTCGGGGGCGCCGACGACCGCCGCGTCGGTGATGGCGGGGTGGGTCAGCAGCACGTTCTCCACCTCCGCCGGATAGGCGTTGAAGCCGCCGACCACGTACATGTCCTTCAGCCGGTCGGTGATGGCGAGGTAGCCCCGCCCGTCCAGCACGCCGATGTCCCCGGTGCGCAGCCAGCCGCCGGGCAGTACGGCTTCGGCGGTGCTCGCCGGGTCGTCCAGGTAGCCGGGGGTGACGTGGTAGCCGCGGACCTGCACCTCGCCCGGCTCCCCGGCGGGCAGTACGGCGCCGAGCGGGTCGGTGATCCGTACCTCGGTGTCCGGCAGCGGCGGGCCGACGGTGTGGGCGAGGGTCCAGGCGTCGGCGTCGGTGGGGCAGACGGACACGACCCCGCCGGACTCGGTGAGCCCGTACGCGGTGAACACGTCGGGCGCCCCCAGTTCGCCGCGGATCTCCTCGACGAGGGAGGTGGGCACCGAGGCGGCTCCGGTGCCGGCCAGGCGCAGTGCGGACAGGTCGTGGGCGGCCCGCGCCGGGTGGCGGATCAGGCCGTGGAAGACGGTCGGCGGGCCCATCAGGCAGGTGACGCGCTCGGCGGCCATGCGGTGCAGGATGCGGTCGGTGTCGTAGACGGCCTCGGGGAGCATGGTGACCCCGCGCAGGAGGCAGGCGAGCACGCCCGCCTTGTAGCCGAAGGTGTGGAAGAAGGGGTTGACCAGCAGGTAGCGGTCGCCGGGGCGCAGGGAGACGAGGCCGGACCAGGAGGCGTAGAGCCGGACGGTCTGGCCGTGGGTGGTCATCACCCCTTTGGAGCGGCCGGTGGTGCCCGAGGTGTAGAGGACGTCGCTGAGGTCCCCGGGGCGTACGGCGGCCGCGCGCGCGGCCCGCTCCGCTTCGGGGACGGCCTCGCCGGCCTGCAGGTACGCCTCCCAGGAGACGCTCCCGGGCGGGCCGTCGGCACCGGTCGGGAGGCTCTTCTCGCGCCCGTCCCGCAGGATCACCGTCGAGGCGAGCGCCCCGAGGGCCTCGCCGGAGGCGTGCAGGTCGCGGGCGTAGTCGGTACCGAGGAACCCGCGCTCGGTGAACAGGACGCGGGCGCCGCTGCGCCGGATGATGTCGGCGGCCTCGGCGGGCTTGTAGCGGGTGTTGACCGGTACGAGGACCGCTCCGGCGCCGACCGCGCCGAGGGCGGCGGTGATCCACCGGCGGCTGTTGGGCGCCCAGATCGCGACCCGGTCGCCGGGGCGGATGCCGTGGGCGATGGCGGCGCGGGCGGCCGCGGAGATCTCGGCTGCGAGGCGGGCGAAGGTCCAGCGGACCTCTCCGTCGGCGAGCGCCTCGCGCTCCCCGTACGCGGCGGCGGCGTACTCGGGGAGCCGGGCGAGCGTGGCGGGCGGCTGCGGCAGCGGCTGCGCCTGCGGCTGTTGCTGTTGCTGTTGTTGAGGCGGGGGTGGTGGTGGCATCGGACCCTCCCTACTTGACGAGCGAGCGTGGGCGGTATCCAATCACAGGTGTTTCGGTTAGGCATATACCTAGTAGAAATAATCAGGGAGGGTTCTCATGAGGGAGGAAGCCATGTCCGACATGAAGTCGGTCCTGTCCAGCTTCTGCACCGGTGTCGCCGTCATCACGGCATGCGGAGCCGACGGCCGTCCCGTGGGGATGGCCGTGCAGTCCTTCTCGTCCGTGTCCCTGGATCCGCCGCTGGTCTGCTTCTGCCCGGCGCGCACGTCCACCACCTGGCCCCGGATCCAGGCGGCGGGGGCCTTCGCCGTCAACATCCTCGCCGCCGACCAGCAGGAGCTGTGCCGCCGGTTCGCCGTGACCGGGGGCGACAAGTTCGCCGGGGTCCCCTGGCGGGCCGGCGGCAACGGCGCGCCCCTGCTCGACGGGGTCCTCGCCACCGTCGAATGCGGCGTGGAGGCCGTCCTGGACGGCGGCGACCACGCCATCGCGCTGGGCCGGGTCACCGCCCTGACGGCGCACCGCGAAGGGGCGCCGCTGCTCTACTTCCGGCGCACCTACGGGCGCTTGCCGGGCTTGCCCGGCGCCGAGTCCGGGTCGGGGGACGCGCCGCGCGCCCTCTCCAGCTCCGCGATGTCGTCGAGCATGGCCCCCGCGAGGTCGCGCTCGGAGGCGTAGTACCGCTCGGCCCACTTGAGGGTGAGCGTCGGGTACGCCCACGAGGCCTCTTCCCTGGCCCCGTCCGCGTCGGCCACCGCGCGCCGCCGCATCTTCTCCGCGAACTCCTGGTGCTGTACGAGGACTTCGCGCATCTGCTCCGGCTCCAGCAGGTGGCCGAGCCACAGCCGCAGCATCGGCCCGTGCTTGAGCACCGGCGGGTCGACGGGTGCCTCGCGCGCCCAGCGCCGTACGGCCGTCATGCCCTCCTCGGTGATCCGGTACACCCGCTTGTCGCGGGTGCCGGTCTCCTGGGCGACCATCCGCGAAGAGGCGTAGCCGGCCTTCTCCAGCCGCTTGAGCTCGCCGTAGATCTGGCTGAAGGACGGGCTCCAGTAGAAGAAGCGCAGCGACCAGTCCGACCACTTCTTCAGGTCGTAACCGGAGAGCTCCTCGCCGAAGGAGAGCAGCCCGAGCACCGCCCAGCTGGTCGCGGGGAGCGTGCGGCCGTTCGCCTCTTCTGTCGCCTCGTTCGTCACGCAGCGCAGTCTACGACCGGTCTTCGCGGCGCCCTTCCCCCGGCGGGGTATGACTGCTAGAAGTATTCCTATTCGAAATACATCACCGATGTGCCGTGCGCAGCGCACGGCTGGGAGGCACCCCGTGAAGTTCTCGATGATCTTCGAGGCGCAGCTCGTCGACCCGACGCCCGAACGCGAGCGCCAGGTCATCCACGACTGCGTCGAACAGGCCGTGTTCGCCGAGGAGATGGGCTTCGACCGGATCTGGGCCGTGGAGCACCACGCCCTCACCCAGTACGCCCACATGAGCGCCTCCGAGATCTTCCTGACCTGGGTCGCCGCCCGGACCCAGAAGATCCGCATCGGCCACGGCGTCGTCACCATGCCCTTCGGCTACCAGCACCCCGTCCGCGTCGCCGAACGCGCCGCCATGCTCGACGTGCTCTCCGGCGGCCGCGTGGACATCGGCGCCGGCCGCGGCGCCACCCGCCAGGAGATGTCCATGTACGGGGTCCGCCCCGAGGACACCTACCCGCAGATGGAGGAAGCGCTGCGGATCTTCTCCTCCGCCTGGCGCGAGGAGAAGTTCGAGTGGCACGGCTCCATCGACATCGGCCCCGGCGCGATCCTGCCCCGCCCCGTCCAGGACCCGCACCCGCCGCTCTTCATGGCCTGCTCCAAGCACGACACCCTCAAGCTCGCCGCCGAACTGGGCATCGGAGCGCTCGTGATGGGCTTCGCCGGCGCCGACGACGTCCGCACCATGCGCAAGGTCTACGACGAGGCCATCGCCACCCGCAGCGGCGACCGCTTCGTCTCCACCGAGGTCAACGACCACCTCTCCGCACTCTGCCCCACCATCGTCCTCGACGACGCCGAACGGGCCCTGCGCCTGGGCACCCGCGGCCAGCGCTTCTTCGCCGAGTCCATCGCCCACTGGTACGGCAACGCCCCCGAGCCCACCGGCTACTCCGAGGACGAGACCGCCGAGGAGCACGTGGCCGCGCTGGACAAGGGCCGCGAGGAACTGGTCGCCAGGCTCCACGAGGCGAACATCCCGGCCCGCCCCATAGACACCGGCACCTACAACGCCGAGCATGCCTACGGCAACGCCCAGACGGCCATCGCCTACGTCGAGCAGCTGCGCGAGATCGGCGTCGACGAGGTCATGTGCCTGATCCAGATGGGCACCGTCCCGCAGGAGGCCTGCATGGAGACCATCCGCCAGTGGGGCGAGACCGTCATCCCGCACTTCCGCGCCCTGGAGGGCTGACCGGTGAACACCTCCCTCGACGCCGAGGTCCTCAACGCCGAGGTCCTCAACGCCAAGGTCCTTAACGGCAAGGTCGTCGTCATCACCGGCGCCGGACGCGGCCAGGGCGCGGCCGAGGCCCGGCTGTGCGCCGAGGCCGGCGCGCGGGTCGTGGTCACCGACATCCGGGAGGAGGAGGGCCGCGCGGTGGCCGCCTCCCTCGGTGACCAGGGGCTGTACGTACGCCACGACGTGGCCGACGCCGACAGCTGGGCGGAGGTGGTCCACGAGGCCGTACGCGCCTTCGGCACGGTCTCCGCCCTGGTCAACAACGCCGCGCTGTGGCGCACGGCCCACGTCGAGCGCCAGGGCCTCGAAGACTTCGAAGCCCTGCTGCGCGTCAACCTCCTCGGACCGTTCCTCGGCATCCAGGCGGTGGCCCCGGTGCTGCGCGCCGCCGGCGGCGGCTCGATCGTCAACGTCTCCTCCACCGCCGGACTGGTCGGCATCCCGGGCCACGCGGCGTACGGCTCCACCAAGTTCGCCCTGCGCGGGCTGACGAAGTCGGCCGCACTGGACCTGGCGGGGGACCGGATCCGCATCAACTCCGTGCATCCGGGGGCGATCGACACCCCGATGGTCAGCGAGGCCGTCGCGGGACGGGATTGGTCGCACCTGCCGCTGGGGCGGATCGGGCGGCCCGAGGAGGTCGCGGAGCTGGTCCTCTTCCTCTGCTCGGACGGGTCCTCCTACATCACGGGCGCGGAGTTCACGGTCGACGGCGGGATGACCGCGCGATGAGCGCCGCCGACCGGCTGTCCCCGGCGGCCCGCCGGCTGTGCGACGCGATGGCGGCGGTCTTCCCAGGCCCGGGCGACGCGGCGGCCCTGCGGGCGGCCGTGGCCGGCTCCCCGGGAGGCGGCGTGGAGGTGGCCTCCGTACGGGACGCGGTCGCGGACGGGGTCCCCGTCCGGATCTACGACCCCGCGCCGGGCGCGGGGGACCGCCCGCTGGTGGTGTTCTTCCACGGCGGGGGCTGGGTGATGTGCGGCCTGGACACCCACGACGCGCTCTGCCGGGCGCTGGCCGTGGCCTCGGGCGCGGTGGTGGTCTCCGCGGACTACCGCCTCGCCCCCGAACACCCGTGGCCGGCGGCGCCGGACGACGCGCTGACCGTGCTGCTCTGGGCCCGGGCGCGGGCGGCCGAACTGGGCTGCGACCCCGCACGGATGGTCGTCGCCGGGGACTCCAGCGGAGGCAACCTCGCGGCCGTGACGGCCCTGCGGGCCCCCGGACTGATCGCGGGCCAGCTGCTGTTCTACCCGGCGCTGGACGCCTCGATGGGCCACCCCTCGGTGGCCGAGTTCGCGGAGGGCCACTTCCACACGGCCGCGCACATGGCCTGGTACTGGGACCAGTACGGCGGCGACCCGGCCCACCCCCACGTCTCCCCGCTGCGGGCCCCCGACCTCTCGGGGCTGCCGCGCACGCTGCTGGTCCTGGCCGACTGCGACGTCCTGCGGGACGAGGGCCTGGCCTACGGGCGAAGGCTGGGGGAGGCCGGAGTCGACTGCGGGATCCAGCTGCTCCCCGGAGTCTTCCACGGCTTCCTCGGCCTGCCGCTCCCCGCCGCGGCCGCGGCGATCGGGGCGGCGGGGGCGTGGGTGGCGGCGACGGGCGCGAAGTAGGGGGAGGGGGAGGGGGGCTGGGCGGCCGGATTCGAACCGGCGTCCTCCTCCATGCTGTGTAGGCGCACTACCTCTGTGCTACGACCCAGCCCTTGCCCCGGATCCTAGGTGCGGCCCCGCCGGACGCGCACACGAATATCCCCGGCATGATGTGCGCATGTCGATATCGGTCCCGGGGGTTGCGCTGCGCAACTCCCTCGCCCTCGCTGCGGAGTTCGCCGCCGCCCTGCTGATGCGCGGCTCCCAGCCGCACTGGCTGCCGATCCTGCTGGCGCTGGTCGCCCTCGTCTCCGGCCTGCCGCACGGCACGGAGGCCGGCTTCGTGCACCGGATCGTGCTGGCGCTCGGCGCGGTGGCGATCGCCCTGTCCGCAGCCCGAGCCCTGGACGCCCCCGACCCGCTCCTCTGGCAGGCCCTGACCGGAGCCCTGCTCCTGACCCAGACGGTCTCCCTGACCCGCCTCTCCCGCCGCCGCGCCGCCTGAAAAGCGCTGGTCAGGGCCGTGGTCACCCGTCTACGCTGCGCCCCATGTCCCCTACTACGACGCTGTGGCGCCCGACGGGCCCCGTGGAACTCGGCCTGGTCCGTGACCTCGACTGGCGTGCCTGGCCGCCGCGACTGCCGGAGCAGCCGATCTTCTACCCCGTGCTGAACGAGGACTACGCGGTCCGCATCGCCCGTGACTGGAACGTCAAGCACAGCGGCGCGGGATACGTGACGCGGTTCGAGGTGGACTCGGTGTTCCTGGAGCGGTACCCGGTCCAGCAGGCCGGCGGGGAGACCATCCTGGAGCTGTGGGTTCCGGCGGAGGAGCTGGACGAGTTCAACGCGCACATCGTGGGGCGCATCGAGGTGGTCAGGGAGTTCCGCCCCTGATCCCCGGCTGCCCGAAGGTCTCCGGGACAGGCAGGCCCGCCCAGCGGGTGAGCGGCCAGGCGACGACCACGGCCCGGCCGACCACTTCCTCGACCGGCACGAACCCGTGGGTCTTCGGGTCGTTCAGGTGATAGCGGGAGTCGGAGGACTTCTGGCGGTGGTCGCCCATGACCCAGAGCTTTCCCTCGGGCACGGTGAGCGGTCCGAACGGCTTGTCTCCGCACGGGGTGTTCCCGGGGAAGACGTACGGCTCGTCCAGTGCCTTGCCGTTGACCTCGACCGGTCCGTTCCCGTGGCACTCGACCGTGTCGCCGCCGACCGCGATGACCCGCTTGATCAGGTCCTTCTCGTCGGCCGAGGGCATCAGGCCGATGGCGGAGAGGGCGTTCTGGACGGCGTTGCGCTCCGGGACGGGCTCGTCGGCCAGCCAGTCGCTCGGGTCGTGGAAGACGACGACCTCGCCGCGTTCGGGCTTCGAGCCGAACCAGGGGGTGAGCTTGTCGACCAGGACCCGGTCCCCGCGCTGGAGGGTGTTCTGCATCGAGACGGAAGGGATCGAGAACGCCTGGAACAGGCACGTCTTGATCCCGAACGCCAGCACGAGGGCGATGGCGACGAGCAGCGGCAGCTCCTTCCAGAGGGGGCGCCGCCCGGACCCGGACCCGGACCCGGACCCGGTGCCGTCGCCCGTGGTCGGCATGCGGGCGGCGTCCGGATCCCGGGAATCGGTCTGCGCGTCCGGTGGGTCGCCCATGGGGGCCTCCGATCGTTTGTCGATCAGGCCACGAAACACCATGGGGCGGTTTGCCGGCCGTAAAGACGGCCCCCGGAGCAGTGCCCCGGGGGCCGACTTCCGGCGGGAGCTACAGCCGCTCGATGATGGTGACGTTGGCCTGGCCGCCGCCCTCGCACATGGTTTGGAGGCCGAAGCGGCCGCCCGTGCGCTCCAGTTCGTGCAGCAGGGTCGTCATCAGCTTGACGCCCGTCGCGCCCAGGGGGTGGCCCAGGGCGATCGCGCCGCCGTTGACGTTGACCCGCTCCGGGTCCGCGCCCGTTTCCTTCAGCCAGGCCAGGGCC harbors:
- a CDS encoding MarR family winged helix-turn-helix transcriptional regulator; the encoded protein is MATGSGGPDAHTVFRHYLDAVGLQGLASAEAAGLHTSEWYALSLITLEGGLSSGELATRTGLTTGATTRLIDRLERAGYARRAADPGDRRRVIVEPVADALDRVEDAVAPARRHIAAVIGSYTPEQQALLFDYFARAAPAFRAATEEIRGAAAPRRSKGRPAVE
- a CDS encoding DUF1906 domain-containing protein; protein product: MLPSHMMLSCLLGAALLAPVPLGAADGPVPDGRTVDYRGLRLTVPADWRVVDLDRNPDACLRLDLPTLYLGHAGAQGECGAARAAAPRSDTLHLEPLDGAPPRADIPTVGGDEGDPLPKVRGDSNEIRYALRRAGVMATVSYGSTPEAVRAVLTRARALTPPAAPGPVPVDPVGTVGGGPRTTVQTPFTGEGFDACTAPTQRTMNAWRTDSPFGAVGVYIGGRARACAQPQLTAGWVSRQAEAGWHLMPIWVGPQPWNSSSTGLSTDPSEANDQGRAEAEGAAHAAAALGLAEGTVLYNDLENYSDRATWDAPVVAYLTAWTVRLHELGYGAAAYVAASSGAKALSAHYAQAPDAMPDVLWVARWNGAASVTDADLGLPAGTSQWTGGRRAHQFRGDHDATYGGVTLNIDRSWLDVGAQTPAPAKAPKAPKAPGKTPKAPKASGKTPAKVPAKAPKVPAKTPARV
- a CDS encoding pyridoxamine 5'-phosphate oxidase family protein: MTTNNWAVFEKAEPDFAAAVQARFAQFPHHVLATLRKDGSPRATGLNVEIRGGELWLGMMPGSMKGKDLRRDGRFALHTNPGAGETMPDGDVRISGRAVEIVEQPELHRYAEEAEENDTPHPFDLFRAELTEVVHVGVEGDDLVVRSWTPEHGLRTLRRGNDDEPAREEPAAG
- a CDS encoding vWA domain-containing protein → MTGSAINLRKIEETAPALVSLYKSAGTSLRKHGLEGGRAAVYLVLDYSGSMRPYYDDGSVQALADRVLGLSAHLDDDARVPVVFFSTEVDALEEISLAGHEGRVTAIAAGLGHMGKTAYHAAMDAVIDHYLDSGSTAPALVVFQTDGGPINKLAAERYLCKAARLPLFWQFVGFGNTRSSQFDFLRRLDELPVPAKRVVDNAGYFHAGPDPRTVPDPELYDRLVGEFPGWLAAARAAGIVRA
- a CDS encoding acyl-CoA dehydrogenase family protein, with the protein product MRPLEPTAEHEELRDAVRAVLARHPGHTAWAPLTAQIGAAALAVPEEYGGLGCGQAEVGVVMAELGRALSPVPYLGSAVLTVGALLASGDREACAKHLPHLAEGTVVGALAWAESPAGGEAPRPSREADPDPGASSGPVTGAAPGPGVPRGGWEAHELAARAEPAGSDWLLTGTKRYVLAGPAEPSLLLAFARTAPAPGAGRDTGPLGLFELLAAPAAFTVRSTMDRTRPLAELTLDRTPARLLSADGAGVLARVRDLACTALAAEQTGAAARALEATVRYAKERVQFGRPIGSFQAVKHRLADLHTAVEGARSLSLAAAAADAAPDLAAAAKSACSEAYAYVAGEMIQLHGGIGITWEHEAHEYFKRAHGSAQLFGSPSAHRERLAARLGFLPTG
- a CDS encoding FadD3 family acyl-CoA ligase; protein product: MPPPPPPQQQQQQQPQAQPLPQPPATLARLPEYAAAAYGEREALADGEVRWTFARLAAEISAAARAAIAHGIRPGDRVAIWAPNSRRWITAALGAVGAGAVLVPVNTRYKPAEAADIIRRSGARVLFTERGFLGTDYARDLHASGEALGALASTVILRDGREKSLPTGADGPPGSVSWEAYLQAGEAVPEAERAARAAAVRPGDLSDVLYTSGTTGRSKGVMTTHGQTVRLYASWSGLVSLRPGDRYLLVNPFFHTFGYKAGVLACLLRGVTMLPEAVYDTDRILHRMAAERVTCLMGPPTVFHGLIRHPARAAHDLSALRLAGTGAASVPTSLVEEIRGELGAPDVFTAYGLTESGGVVSVCPTDADAWTLAHTVGPPLPDTEVRITDPLGAVLPAGEPGEVQVRGYHVTPGYLDDPASTAEAVLPGGWLRTGDIGVLDGRGYLAITDRLKDMYVVGGFNAYPAEVENVLLTHPAITDAAVVGAPDERLGEVGVAYVVTTGPVTSEELTAWTRERLANFKVPRRFTRLEELPRNAGGKLLKTELRRTARGESA
- a CDS encoding helix-turn-helix transcriptional regulator, whose protein sequence is MRCVTNEATEEANGRTLPATSWAVLGLLSFGEELSGYDLKKWSDWSLRFFYWSPSFSQIYGELKRLEKAGYASSRMVAQETGTRDKRVYRITEEGMTAVRRWAREAPVDPPVLKHGPMLRLWLGHLLEPEQMREVLVQHQEFAEKMRRRAVADADGAREEASWAYPTLTLKWAERYYASERDLAGAMLDDIAELERARGASPDPDSAPGKPGKRP
- a CDS encoding LLM class flavin-dependent oxidoreductase, giving the protein MKFSMIFEAQLVDPTPERERQVIHDCVEQAVFAEEMGFDRIWAVEHHALTQYAHMSASEIFLTWVAARTQKIRIGHGVVTMPFGYQHPVRVAERAAMLDVLSGGRVDIGAGRGATRQEMSMYGVRPEDTYPQMEEALRIFSSAWREEKFEWHGSIDIGPGAILPRPVQDPHPPLFMACSKHDTLKLAAELGIGALVMGFAGADDVRTMRKVYDEAIATRSGDRFVSTEVNDHLSALCPTIVLDDAERALRLGTRGQRFFAESIAHWYGNAPEPTGYSEDETAEEHVAALDKGREELVARLHEANIPARPIDTGTYNAEHAYGNAQTAIAYVEQLREIGVDEVMCLIQMGTVPQEACMETIRQWGETVIPHFRALEG
- a CDS encoding SDR family NAD(P)-dependent oxidoreductase, translated to MNTSLDAEVLNAEVLNAKVLNGKVVVITGAGRGQGAAEARLCAEAGARVVVTDIREEEGRAVAASLGDQGLYVRHDVADADSWAEVVHEAVRAFGTVSALVNNAALWRTAHVERQGLEDFEALLRVNLLGPFLGIQAVAPVLRAAGGGSIVNVSSTAGLVGIPGHAAYGSTKFALRGLTKSAALDLAGDRIRINSVHPGAIDTPMVSEAVAGRDWSHLPLGRIGRPEEVAELVLFLCSDGSSYITGAEFTVDGGMTAR